Proteins from one Prevotella sp. E2-28 genomic window:
- a CDS encoding DUF6055 domain-containing protein, whose amino-acid sequence MMSMNHQRYLLLQLLLFSMLLGSSAQTTIYGIKLNDRFLTHKTKYVLNDGDALEFQQMRFYVVRADSTRQSQLYTVADSFYVADPGLGVHKPNYLRNINFNDERSYYCWSRSLQSDHFIVFWEPEFGVDPTQAPAPYTFDPNDLLQRAEKIYDVYTGQLGFSQPGSSPTLDTYKIIMLVHYTDTWRATGSGVDNTCGTLDVNPAAANTAITTAHEIGHTFQYIVSCDLGTNHGWRYGFGPNASGECGWWESCAQWQAFKVYPEQQFTSTWNTIWKYAHLNLLHEEMRYHNFFVQDYWCQLYGADFIGRLWKESVKPEDPVETYKRINNLSQADFCRDMYNYATHAITWDIDALRSRGSRYTDRFETALHHVGEGWWEVDSACCPQNYGFNVIRLRVPQAGTTVKALFRGEAGAPGFRDYQKDLAGWRYGFVALTANDTRVYGEMSADSVGTSSFTIPQGTTNLWFVVSGAPTAHFHHAWEMPTDANGNDIHTPQSLSNDEQWPYRVCFSGTNLPGEYYYPEEYERQDITMTDTVYLHKTGATGTNISASVELPMDKIFDALGLPSTVYSKLKPGANEPASLRLRALNADGTESDDRLLTSQYYWGFDANGNVIHGTVASTSYVLTLNFANGRIAVNGYRTRLTAGTTYQSAVALTYTNSDGKEYTATIKLSIVVD is encoded by the coding sequence ATGATGTCCATGAACCACCAACGATACCTCCTCCTGCAGCTGCTGCTTTTCTCCATGCTGCTTGGCAGCTCTGCTCAGACCACTATTTATGGCATCAAACTGAACGACCGTTTCCTGACCCATAAGACCAAGTATGTGCTGAACGACGGCGATGCGCTGGAGTTTCAGCAGATGCGCTTCTATGTGGTGCGTGCCGACAGCACTCGTCAGAGTCAGCTTTACACCGTTGCCGACTCCTTCTACGTGGCTGACCCTGGGCTTGGTGTGCATAAGCCCAACTATCTGCGCAATATCAATTTCAACGATGAACGCAGCTATTACTGCTGGAGCCGTTCACTTCAATCTGACCATTTCATCGTGTTCTGGGAACCCGAATTTGGTGTTGACCCCACGCAGGCGCCTGCACCTTATACCTTTGATCCCAATGATCTTCTGCAGCGTGCTGAGAAAATCTACGATGTCTATACCGGTCAACTGGGCTTCTCACAGCCCGGTAGCTCACCCACGCTCGATACCTACAAGATTATCATGCTGGTGCACTATACCGATACCTGGCGTGCCACCGGCTCGGGTGTCGATAATACCTGCGGAACGCTTGATGTTAATCCCGCTGCCGCCAATACAGCTATTACCACTGCCCATGAAATAGGACATACCTTCCAGTATATCGTCAGCTGCGACCTTGGCACCAATCACGGTTGGCGCTATGGTTTCGGTCCCAATGCCTCCGGCGAATGTGGCTGGTGGGAGAGTTGTGCCCAGTGGCAAGCCTTCAAGGTCTATCCCGAACAGCAGTTCACTTCCACTTGGAACACCATCTGGAAATATGCCCATCTCAACCTGCTCCACGAGGAAATGCGCTATCACAATTTCTTTGTGCAGGACTATTGGTGTCAACTCTATGGTGCCGACTTTATTGGCAGGCTATGGAAAGAATCAGTGAAACCAGAGGATCCTGTAGAGACCTATAAGCGTATCAACAACCTCTCTCAGGCCGACTTCTGCCGTGATATGTACAACTATGCCACCCATGCTATCACATGGGATATCGATGCACTGCGCTCACGTGGCAGCCGCTATACCGACCGTTTTGAAACCGCTCTGCATCATGTGGGCGAAGGCTGGTGGGAGGTTGATTCCGCCTGCTGTCCGCAAAACTACGGATTCAACGTCATCCGCCTGCGGGTGCCTCAGGCTGGCACTACTGTCAAGGCCTTGTTCCGTGGCGAGGCTGGTGCTCCCGGTTTCCGCGACTACCAGAAGGACCTTGCCGGCTGGCGCTACGGCTTTGTGGCACTCACTGCAAACGATACCCGTGTTTATGGCGAGATGTCTGCCGACAGTGTGGGCACGTCGTCCTTCACGATTCCTCAAGGCACTACCAATCTGTGGTTTGTAGTCAGCGGAGCTCCCACTGCCCATTTTCATCATGCGTGGGAGATGCCCACCGATGCCAATGGCAATGATATCCACACGCCTCAGAGCCTGTCCAACGACGAGCAGTGGCCCTACCGCGTGTGTTTCAGTGGTACTAACCTGCCCGGCGAGTATTATTATCCCGAGGAGTACGAGCGACAGGATATCACTATGACCGACACCGTGTATCTGCATAAAACGGGCGCAACGGGTACTAATATCTCTGCATCGGTGGAACTGCCTATGGATAAAATCTTTGATGCACTGGGACTGCCTAGCACCGTCTATAGCAAACTGAAGCCCGGCGCCAATGAGCCTGCCTCACTGCGTCTGCGTGCTCTGAATGCTGATGGTACGGAAAGCGACGATCGTCTGCTGACGTCTCAGTACTATTGGGGGTTCGATGCCAACGGGAATGTGATACACGGCACTGTGGCCAGCACATCCTATGTACTCACGCTTAACTTTGCTAACGGTCG
- a CDS encoding thioredoxin family protein — MKKLFLTMMSLMAVAVMSAQGVAFEPEGTTLEQASAKAKAENKLIFLDAYTQWCGPCKMMSRTVFPQEIVGNALNPRFISIKIDMESAYGAPLAKKLQITAYPTFVIFNADAQEIGRFLGGSSAEEFIKRVEEKSKDNSSSSLQQRWQNGDRDPKFLKDYLATLTASYKQDEANEVAEAILAGKSETFAADSTLRNIFMMNISNPFSEAFLYTARNPQALSAQIGERAVEMKIRNVLGSYQRQIINEHDGTATLNQEKFDAFVSLLKNLNRADSEHYRLTALITLAEKQKDYQAYLDRINDYLRTPTLDANDMQLAQWTKPFSAPQVDAKYRNQMKAILQQRLDDIKAGKRQASNMAGNMRLSRPTDELLRMIINALDGKMPNQNTK; from the coding sequence ATGAAAAAGCTATTCCTTACAATGATGTCACTCATGGCTGTTGCAGTCATGTCAGCACAGGGCGTTGCCTTCGAACCCGAGGGAACGACGCTTGAACAGGCTTCAGCTAAGGCTAAGGCCGAGAATAAACTCATCTTCCTCGACGCCTATACCCAGTGGTGTGGCCCTTGCAAGATGATGTCACGCACAGTGTTTCCACAGGAAATCGTAGGTAATGCGCTGAACCCCCGCTTCATCAGCATCAAGATTGATATGGAGAGTGCCTATGGTGCTCCATTGGCCAAGAAACTGCAGATCACGGCTTATCCCACATTTGTGATTTTCAATGCCGATGCTCAGGAGATTGGCCGCTTCCTCGGTGGCAGCTCTGCCGAAGAGTTTATCAAACGTGTTGAGGAGAAGAGCAAGGACAACTCTTCTTCCAGTCTCCAGCAGCGCTGGCAGAATGGCGACCGTGACCCAAAGTTCCTGAAGGATTATCTTGCTACGCTGACCGCTTCCTATAAGCAGGATGAAGCCAACGAGGTGGCAGAGGCTATCCTGGCTGGTAAGTCTGAGACTTTTGCAGCCGATTCTACGCTTCGCAATATCTTCATGATGAATATCAGCAATCCCTTCTCTGAGGCTTTCCTCTATACCGCCCGCAATCCCCAAGCTCTCTCTGCACAGATTGGCGAGCGTGCTGTAGAGATGAAGATCCGTAATGTGCTTGGCAGCTATCAGAGGCAGATTATCAACGAGCACGACGGCACTGCCACCCTCAACCAGGAGAAGTTCGATGCTTTCGTCTCATTACTGAAGAACCTCAACCGTGCTGATAGCGAACACTATCGTCTCACAGCACTCATCACCCTTGCCGAGAAACAGAAGGACTATCAGGCTTATTTGGATCGCATCAATGATTATCTGCGCACTCCCACGCTCGATGCCAACGACATGCAGCTGGCTCAGTGGACCAAGCCTTTCTCTGCTCCGCAGGTTGATGCCAAGTACCGTAACCAGATGAAGGCCATCCTGCAGCAGCGCCTTGACGATATTAAGGCAGGTAAGCGTCAGGCCTCTAACATGGCAGGAAATATGCGTCTGTCTCGTCCCACCGATGAGCTGTTGCGCATGATTATCAATGCACTTGACGGAAAGATGCCCAACCAAAATACTAAATAA
- a CDS encoding PKD-like family lipoprotein: MKRYITFLFCLLIVAVAFVSCYDDEGNYDYHQLDEVRIDTTGTGIQSQYAVMRYDTLRLEPQIYLNGQLVKDESSAPLDFLWTIYSANTGAGTNTRIDTLSTHPILNEPIPCTGGNYQLRLSITNRNDGTRTFFLLSVAVSEVFDGGWLLFYERADHPDYSDVALIYNPWTKRNANYDRRYVNLYEGTNGELLPGKPVRSLDIAVSLVSGNNYIGLCTDRTLVGVSENGIEKALTFADFFYEAPANEAPLWYGQHGSGVMSGQSSEILINDNHVYTNTYSFSATEGRNTRFGVHKFDDGIGQLAPWNAEIPNTLSYGVVVYDQTYRRFRFAGYNQAQLEEFGPQNLEVAAFDINNTGMELLMGDWGRGASEGMGLRPYDYLLMANGGQRYLAVADFTTTNSSSENIGTALYPLDALCPDITQATTMSASHVGSFIYYGAGNKVYNLAYDSQLPATVAWTAPSADEQVTCVRIMKYYHGSIYASGLVPYSDNLVHIATWNEQTREGHLYEYLINPASGILDTDKHYEYVIPGKVKDMAWKFSMQ; this comes from the coding sequence ATGAAAAGATATATTACATTTCTGTTTTGCCTATTGATTGTAGCAGTGGCTTTCGTAAGCTGCTATGATGATGAAGGCAATTATGACTATCACCAACTTGACGAGGTGCGTATTGACACCACTGGCACCGGCATTCAGTCGCAGTATGCCGTCATGCGCTACGACACACTCCGTCTGGAGCCCCAGATTTATCTCAACGGGCAACTGGTGAAAGACGAGTCTAGTGCCCCACTCGATTTCCTGTGGACCATATATAGCGCAAATACAGGTGCCGGTACTAATACCAGGATTGATACCCTGAGCACACACCCCATTCTCAACGAGCCTATCCCCTGTACCGGCGGAAACTACCAGTTGCGCCTGTCCATCACCAATCGCAACGATGGTACCAGAACCTTCTTCCTCCTGTCGGTCGCCGTCAGTGAGGTGTTTGATGGCGGCTGGCTGTTGTTCTATGAGCGTGCCGATCATCCTGACTATTCTGATGTAGCACTCATCTACAATCCCTGGACCAAACGTAATGCCAACTACGACCGCCGCTATGTGAACCTCTATGAGGGTACCAATGGCGAGCTATTACCGGGTAAGCCCGTCCGCAGCCTGGATATAGCCGTGTCGCTGGTGTCGGGCAATAACTACATAGGTCTTTGCACAGACCGCACCCTTGTAGGTGTCAGCGAAAACGGTATTGAGAAGGCCCTTACCTTTGCCGACTTCTTCTATGAGGCACCTGCCAATGAGGCTCCACTATGGTATGGACAACATGGTTCCGGTGTCATGTCGGGTCAAAGTTCCGAGATTCTCATCAACGATAACCATGTTTATACCAACACCTATTCATTCAGTGCTACCGAAGGTCGCAACACCCGCTTCGGTGTCCATAAGTTTGATGACGGCATCGGGCAGCTGGCACCATGGAATGCTGAGATTCCCAACACTCTGAGTTATGGTGTGGTGGTATATGACCAGACCTACCGCCGTTTCCGCTTTGCCGGTTACAACCAGGCACAGTTGGAGGAGTTCGGACCACAGAACCTGGAGGTAGCAGCCTTTGACATCAATAATACTGGTATGGAACTGTTGATGGGCGATTGGGGACGTGGTGCCAGCGAAGGTATGGGCTTACGCCCCTATGACTATCTGCTCATGGCTAATGGAGGACAACGTTATCTGGCGGTGGCCGACTTCACTACCACTAACTCTTCCAGTGAAAATATTGGTACAGCCCTCTATCCTCTCGATGCGCTCTGTCCCGATATCACCCAGGCTACAACCATGTCTGCCAGTCATGTGGGTAGTTTTATCTACTATGGAGCCGGCAACAAAGTCTATAATCTAGCATACGACAGTCAGTTGCCTGCCACCGTGGCTTGGACAGCCCCATCAGCCGACGAGCAGGTTACTTGTGTGCGTATCATGAAATATTACCATGGCTCTATCTATGCTTCCGGTCTGGTGCCCTATTCTGATAATCTGGTGCATATCGCCACATGGAACGAGCAAACCCGCGAAGGTCATCTCTACGAGTATCTGATCAACCCCGCCAGTGGTATCCTTGACACCGACAAACATTACGAGTATGTCATCCCCGGCAAGGTGAAAGACATGGCCTGGAAATTCTCTATGCAGTAA
- a CDS encoding DUF4843 domain-containing protein — MKKKYLFPVVCLFTVLSAMQTSCSHEDVDTFDTSYTALNIWVGNPAAVYESATYNYSYAYEEGSVTFYAQISGVPVDYDRTFTLELFGEDSATVAPTVRTETYVLPAGAISGTYHVHFNSRHLTDPDLFSQHDGKVQFRVKENSAFSTGTTGRQSFTVILKNYLAKPDNWDTANYPRLPLSNYFGTYSRVKYQFMIETLGLITFEINYNATTAFDSETNVASAAYALYLQQVMQRALNKYNETHDTPLTDETGVPVTF, encoded by the coding sequence ATGAAGAAGAAATACCTGTTTCCAGTTGTTTGTCTGTTCACGGTTCTGAGTGCCATGCAGACCAGTTGTTCGCATGAGGATGTCGATACCTTCGACACATCATATACTGCTCTGAATATCTGGGTGGGCAATCCCGCTGCTGTCTATGAGTCGGCCACCTACAACTATTCCTATGCCTACGAAGAGGGCAGCGTCACTTTCTATGCTCAGATCAGTGGTGTCCCAGTGGACTACGATCGCACCTTTACGCTTGAGCTATTCGGCGAAGACTCGGCTACAGTAGCACCCACGGTGCGCACCGAGACTTACGTACTTCCAGCTGGAGCTATCAGCGGTACTTACCACGTCCATTTCAATTCACGTCACCTAACAGACCCCGACCTCTTTTCCCAGCATGACGGAAAAGTGCAATTCCGTGTTAAAGAGAACAGCGCTTTCTCAACAGGTACTACCGGTCGACAGTCGTTCACCGTCATCCTGAAGAATTATCTTGCCAAGCCTGACAACTGGGATACTGCCAATTATCCCCGTCTGCCGCTGAGCAATTATTTCGGGACATATAGTCGCGTGAAATATCAGTTTATGATTGAGACATTGGGGTTGATTACCTTTGAGATCAACTATAATGCTACCACGGCATTCGATTCCGAGACGAACGTGGCCTCTGCCGCCTATGCCCTCTATCTGCAGCAGGTGATGCAGCGTGCCCTCAATAAATATAACGAGACCCACGACACACCGCTTACCGATGAGACAGGGGTGCCTGTTACCTTTTAA
- a CDS encoding RagB/SusD family nutrient uptake outer membrane protein, with amino-acid sequence MKRNILVAICCLIGGVALTSCNDWLNVQPRSQVDDKELFESESGFKEALSGVYSSMVSSNTYTKEMTYGFIGILGQEWDYYYATQYDDAIAYDYEAALPTNIIRGIWSGNYSAIANANNLLAHIDDNPNLFSRDNHDVIKGEALALRAFLHFDLLRCFGVSFAVNAEQPSIPYVTALTYHVFPQLTVHEVADAIAKDLDAAEALLKNSDPIVTGRSITESMDNGYLANRQLHLNYYAVKALQARLYMWTGDYQKAYDAACEVIDSKKFTWATVTNLQAGYDLTLASEHLFALNNLTMTNDVAKTYFSNDSPNSFAVTRERLLNYFNNATQDYRYTFLFKAGTATHAANRYLKKYDESASTSSYYRYKMPLMRHSEMYLIKSEVEYRQGDTERARATLNELRVARNLTRLSVLPADFYQELIHEYRREFLGEGQLFFLYKRLNRPTILFSLVDAVAEKVYTFPLPLSETESIERQPNK; translated from the coding sequence ATGAAAAGAAATATACTTGTTGCTATTTGCTGTCTGATTGGCGGTGTGGCCCTGACCAGTTGTAATGACTGGCTCAATGTGCAGCCTCGCTCACAGGTGGACGATAAGGAACTTTTTGAGAGCGAGAGCGGTTTCAAAGAGGCCCTTTCAGGCGTTTACTCTTCCATGGTGTCGTCCAACACCTACACCAAGGAGATGACCTACGGATTCATCGGCATCCTCGGACAGGAGTGGGATTATTATTATGCCACTCAGTACGATGATGCTATAGCCTATGATTATGAAGCCGCCTTGCCTACCAATATCATCCGCGGTATTTGGTCGGGCAATTATAGTGCCATTGCCAATGCCAACAATCTGTTGGCTCATATCGATGACAACCCGAATCTATTCTCACGCGATAATCATGATGTGATTAAGGGCGAGGCACTGGCTCTCCGTGCTTTCCTGCATTTCGACCTGCTGCGCTGCTTTGGCGTCAGTTTTGCCGTCAATGCTGAGCAGCCCTCTATCCCTTATGTCACTGCACTGACCTATCATGTGTTTCCACAGTTGACCGTGCATGAGGTTGCTGATGCCATTGCCAAGGATCTGGATGCTGCTGAAGCACTGCTCAAGAACAGTGACCCTATCGTCACTGGCCGTTCTATCACCGAGTCGATGGACAACGGCTATCTGGCCAACCGTCAGTTGCACCTCAATTACTATGCTGTCAAGGCGCTACAAGCCCGTCTGTATATGTGGACCGGTGACTACCAGAAGGCTTATGATGCTGCCTGCGAGGTGATTGACTCGAAGAAGTTTACATGGGCCACTGTGACTAACCTGCAGGCTGGCTATGACTTGACACTGGCCTCTGAGCATCTCTTTGCCCTGAATAATCTCACTATGACCAATGATGTAGCGAAGACTTACTTCTCCAACGACTCTCCCAACAGTTTTGCTGTAACCCGTGAGCGCCTGCTCAATTATTTCAACAACGCCACTCAAGACTATCGCTATACTTTCCTCTTCAAGGCCGGTACAGCCACTCATGCCGCCAACCGCTATTTGAAGAAATACGACGAGTCGGCTAGTACCAGTTCCTATTACCGCTACAAGATGCCGCTGATGCGCCATTCGGAGATGTACCTCATCAAAAGCGAGGTGGAATATCGACAGGGTGACACCGAAAGAGCACGTGCTACGCTCAACGAGTTGCGTGTGGCACGTAACTTGACACGCCTCAGCGTCCTTCCCGCCGATTTTTATCAGGAGCTGATTCATGAATACCGTCGCGAGTTCTTGGGTGAAGGACAGTTGTTCTTCCTTTACAAGCGTCTGAACCGTCCTACCATTCTCTTTTCCCTTGTCGATGCAGTGGCAGAGAAAGTATATACCTTCCCCTTGCCGTTGTCTGAGACAGAATCCATCGAACGTCAACCCAACAAGTAA
- a CDS encoding SusC/RagA family TonB-linked outer membrane protein — protein MTNLEAWQKPLLTLVLMMLSGTGKLYAQDNKTSVPIQSVTPQKPQQALPADMVLMTGTVKDTEGETLPGVNIYVRETKGGSVTDSEGHFTLSVPRGMSITIDFSYVGMKTLTHTYDGKRAHLNQTVILQADTHLEEVVVTGLFDYKSSTFTGSTASYTQDELKQVSGVNVLKAIQSLDPSFVIDMNSINGSNPNALSDITIRGNASFSGLQGEYSGNPNAPLFILDGFESSQQQIFDLDINRIKSVTVLKDGAAKAIYGSKASNGVIVVETVQPEVGRLRVTYTGHVGLEVPDLTSYDVCNAKEKLQVELNAGRYTAQAPYTQAQLDEQYNELAKAVARGVDTYWLSQPLHTGISQKHSGYIEGGTQEMRYSATLSYNKIGGVMKESDRETVSGNINLSYRYKQWMFRNSLSVTSNRADDSPYGSFSDYMVLNPYFTPTDEYGNIQKVLGTYTSPGANGSTITYYNPLYNAVIGTKNFSKYNEVVENFYLEYHPLENLRFTARMGYTHQNNKREDFYPGDHTRFTTWTGDRYFQRGSYTINNGESTNLSMDLTAHYSHQWGKHLFLSNAAYSLQSSDSNTEGMTAWGFLNNHVDYITFAKQYAEDGKPSGSESTTRSLGITGAANYSFDERYLLDVSLRFNGSSVFGSDNRWGTFWSVGTGWNLHKEAFMKDVKWLTLFKLRVTYGLTGNQNFSPYQARATYKFYDNIVYDNISGAYLMSMPNTNLKWQQTGDFTIGVDMSVLNRLNLRFDYYDSRTRDALIAMSIPSSTGFSSYMENLGNVQNKGIEATANWRFYQKGQSFFSINASLGHNVNKVSEISDALKSFNRSQDANNTTSPIIRYEEGQSMTAIWAVRSLGIDPATGRELFQKKDGSVTYDYTTDDYIIAGDSNPKLHGSFGLNGEYKGAGLSLLFNYQVGGDYYNQTLVDRVENVNIANNVDRRVFSDTWNKPGDLALYKHISSTPTTTYASTRFVQRNNMLDLTSISGYYDFKYCAWIHSFGLERLRATFYMNDVFHLSTVKAERGLNYPFARSFSFSLSATF, from the coding sequence ATGACGAATTTAGAAGCATGGCAAAAGCCTCTCCTTACACTCGTTTTGATGATGCTCTCGGGGACAGGTAAATTGTATGCACAGGATAACAAAACATCTGTACCGATACAGAGTGTTACTCCCCAAAAACCGCAGCAGGCATTACCCGCAGATATGGTTCTGATGACCGGAACGGTGAAAGACACCGAGGGCGAAACATTGCCAGGTGTCAATATCTATGTGCGTGAAACAAAAGGTGGGTCGGTCACTGATAGTGAGGGTCATTTCACCCTGTCGGTGCCGCGAGGCATGAGTATTACCATCGACTTCTCATATGTGGGTATGAAGACGTTGACGCATACATACGATGGCAAACGGGCCCATTTAAACCAGACGGTCATACTGCAGGCCGACACTCATCTTGAAGAGGTGGTGGTAACGGGTCTGTTCGACTATAAGTCATCTACGTTTACAGGATCAACAGCATCGTATACACAGGATGAATTAAAGCAGGTGTCGGGGGTCAATGTGTTGAAGGCTATTCAGTCGCTCGACCCATCGTTTGTGATTGACATGAATAGTATCAATGGTTCAAACCCTAATGCGCTGTCTGACATCACTATTCGCGGCAATGCTTCGTTCAGCGGTCTGCAAGGTGAATACAGCGGCAACCCCAATGCGCCACTTTTTATCCTCGATGGTTTTGAGTCGTCACAGCAGCAGATCTTCGACCTCGATATCAACCGCATCAAGTCGGTCACGGTGCTTAAGGACGGTGCTGCCAAGGCTATCTACGGTTCCAAGGCCAGCAATGGCGTAATTGTTGTAGAGACAGTTCAACCAGAGGTGGGACGTCTGCGCGTCACCTATACAGGTCATGTAGGACTGGAGGTACCCGACCTCACATCTTATGATGTGTGTAATGCAAAAGAGAAATTGCAGGTAGAACTCAATGCCGGCCGCTATACGGCACAGGCTCCATATACTCAGGCTCAACTCGACGAGCAGTATAATGAACTAGCCAAGGCTGTGGCCCGTGGTGTCGATACCTATTGGCTGTCGCAGCCCCTACACACCGGTATCAGTCAGAAGCACTCTGGTTATATAGAAGGGGGCACTCAGGAGATGCGCTATTCTGCCACCTTGTCGTACAACAAGATAGGCGGTGTCATGAAAGAGAGCGATCGTGAGACGGTTTCAGGCAATATCAATCTGTCATACCGCTACAAACAATGGATGTTCCGTAACTCATTGAGCGTCACCAGCAACCGCGCTGACGACAGTCCTTACGGCTCTTTCTCTGACTATATGGTGCTTAATCCCTATTTCACGCCTACCGATGAGTATGGAAACATCCAGAAGGTACTGGGCACCTATACCTCGCCTGGTGCCAATGGTAGCACCATAACCTATTACAACCCCCTTTATAATGCTGTCATCGGCACTAAGAATTTCTCGAAGTATAATGAGGTGGTAGAGAATTTCTATCTGGAATACCATCCGTTAGAGAATCTGCGCTTCACTGCCCGTATGGGATATACCCATCAGAACAATAAACGTGAGGATTTCTATCCCGGCGACCATACCCGTTTCACAACATGGACAGGCGACCGTTATTTCCAGCGTGGCAGCTATACCATTAATAATGGTGAGAGCACCAACCTATCGATGGACCTCACCGCGCATTATTCTCACCAATGGGGCAAACACCTGTTTCTCTCTAATGCCGCCTATTCGCTACAGTCGTCCGACTCGAACACAGAGGGCATGACGGCCTGGGGCTTCCTAAACAACCACGTGGACTATATCACTTTTGCCAAGCAATATGCTGAAGACGGAAAACCGTCAGGTTCAGAAAGCACTACTCGATCACTGGGTATCACCGGTGCTGCCAACTATTCTTTCGACGAGCGCTACTTGCTGGATGTCAGCCTGCGCTTCAACGGCTCTTCAGTGTTCGGTAGCGACAACCGCTGGGGTACGTTCTGGAGTGTGGGAACAGGATGGAATCTTCACAAAGAAGCTTTCATGAAGGATGTGAAATGGCTGACGCTGTTCAAACTGCGCGTCACCTATGGACTGACAGGTAACCAGAATTTCTCGCCTTATCAGGCTAGGGCTACCTATAAGTTCTATGACAATATCGTCTATGACAATATCTCGGGTGCCTATCTGATGAGTATGCCTAACACTAACCTGAAATGGCAGCAGACAGGCGACTTCACAATAGGTGTGGACATGTCGGTGCTCAACCGTCTGAACCTGCGCTTCGACTATTACGACAGTCGCACCCGCGATGCCCTTATAGCCATGTCTATCCCGTCATCTACAGGTTTCAGCAGTTACATGGAGAATCTGGGCAATGTGCAGAACAAAGGTATTGAGGCTACAGCCAACTGGCGCTTCTATCAGAAGGGACAGTCCTTTTTCAGCATCAATGCCAGTCTGGGGCATAACGTCAACAAGGTGAGTGAAATCAGTGATGCCCTGAAGTCGTTCAACCGCTCACAGGACGCCAACAACACCACGTCACCTATCATCCGATATGAGGAAGGACAGTCGATGACCGCCATCTGGGCAGTACGCTCTTTGGGCATTGATCCTGCCACCGGTCGTGAACTGTTCCAGAAAAAAGACGGGTCTGTCACCTACGACTACACGACCGATGACTATATCATTGCCGGTGATTCCAACCCCAAGTTGCATGGTTCTTTTGGACTGAACGGTGAATACAAAGGAGCAGGTCTGAGTCTGCTGTTCAACTATCAGGTAGGTGGTGACTATTATAACCAGACCTTGGTAGACCGTGTGGAGAATGTCAATATAGCCAATAACGTGGACCGTCGTGTGTTCAGTGACACATGGAACAAACCCGGCGACTTAGCACTCTACAAGCATATCTCGAGTACGCCAACCACCACCTATGCCTCTACCCGCTTCGTGCAACGCAATAACATGCTCGACCTGACCAGTATTTCAGGCTATTACGACTTCAAATACTGTGCATGGATCCATTCTTTCGGTCTGGAGCGTCTGCGTGCCACATTCTATATGAATGATGTCTTCCACCTATCGACAGTGAAAGCTGAACGCGGACTCAATTATCCCTTTGCCAGATCATTCTCGTTCTCACTGTCTGCCACTTTTTAG
- the argB gene encoding acetylglutamate kinase: MKTITIVKVGGAVVEDEAQLTQLLRDFTAIEGAKILVHGGGRRATKIAERLGIETKMVDGRRITDADMLEVVTMVYGGLVNKNVVARLQALGCDAIGLTGADANILLSAKRPLKNGVDFGFVGDVKQANGSKIAHLINAGLIPVIAPLTHDGQGHMLNTNADTMASETAKAMAAAGYDVTLIYAFEKAGVLRDADDDNSVIEKINHADFEAYKADSTISGGMLPKTENALAAVDAGVKRVIITKATAIDGMHGTVITN; this comes from the coding sequence ATGAAAACAATAACAATCGTGAAGGTAGGTGGTGCCGTTGTGGAAGACGAGGCACAACTGACACAGTTGTTACGCGATTTCACCGCTATCGAAGGAGCCAAAATACTGGTTCACGGTGGTGGACGCAGGGCTACAAAGATAGCCGAGCGACTAGGCATCGAGACCAAGATGGTTGACGGACGTCGTATTACCGACGCTGATATGCTTGAAGTAGTTACGATGGTCTATGGCGGACTGGTGAATAAGAATGTGGTGGCACGCCTTCAGGCACTTGGCTGCGACGCTATCGGACTCACTGGTGCTGATGCCAATATCCTGCTCTCAGCAAAACGTCCCCTGAAAAACGGTGTTGACTTCGGTTTTGTGGGCGATGTCAAACAGGCTAACGGCTCAAAGATTGCTCATCTCATCAATGCTGGCCTCATCCCTGTTATCGCCCCGCTGACACACGACGGACAGGGACACATGCTCAACACCAATGCTGACACGATGGCTTCAGAAACAGCTAAGGCTATGGCTGCCGCAGGCTACGACGTTACACTGATCTATGCCTTTGAGAAGGCTGGCGTATTGCGTGATGCCGATGATGACAACTCTGTTATTGAGAAGATTAACCATGCTGACTTTGAAGCCTATAAGGCTGACAGCACTATCAGCGGTGGCATGCTGCCAAAGACAGAAAATGCACTCGCTGCCGTTGATGCAGGTGTTAAGCGTGTTATTATCACCAAGGCCACAGCCATCGATGGTATGCATGGCACCGTGATAACCAACTAA